The following DNA comes from Spirulina major PCC 6313.
GTTGGTGAGGGGTTCGGGTTTGGATGCGATCGCATCCCCGTCTAACCGGACTTCAGCCCCCTTTTCCGAAAGCTGCACCAACTGACCCTTCGTCTGTTCCGTGCTGATATGTTTGCCATCGAGAGCCGTGAACAGCATCATTAAGGGTTCGGCCAGGGGGCGATAGTCTTCCTTTACCTTGGGCAGATAGAGGTTGTAGGGCGCACCGATGCCGCCGATTGTGTAGATTGTGATCGGATTTTTCACCCCCTTCGGCATTACTTCCATCGTGCCGTCGATTTGGATATCCGCCCCGGCTTCCTTCAGGGTGGGTTCTGAGGTAAGGACTTGGCCGCCCGTGGTGTAGGACTCGATCCGATAGGTGAGGTTGACTTGAGAGCCGACAACGCCGTATTTTGTGCGCTTTTCGGAACCGATATTCCCCACCACCACTTCGCCGGTATTGATCCCGATGCCCATTTCTAACTTCGGCAGGCCCCAGGCTTCAATCTGCACATTGATTTCCGTCATCGCCAACTGCATCGCGATCGCACAGGCGATCGCCCGCCGCGCATCATCCTCCCGTTCCGTCGGCGCACCGAACAGCACCAAAATCCCATCCCCCATAAATTCATCAATCGTGCCTTGATATTGGGTGATGATGTCCGCCATATAGCTCAGGTAGAAGTTGAGAATCTTCACCACTTCTTCCGGGGGGAGCCGTTCCGATAATGCAGTAAAGCCCCGTAAATCTGACGTGAGGATCGTAATCTTGCGCCGTTCGCCCCCCATTTTCAGCCCTTCGGGGTTTTCCAGCAGCGTTGACACCACCTCGGCGGTAAGGTAGCGGCCAAAGGTACGCCGAATATCCCCCGCCGTCCGCGCCACATAGGCCGTAATTCCCACCGTCGCGGCCACGAAACCCAGCAACGGCGGCACAACGGGAATCCACCAGGACTGCATCAACGCCCCATAACTACTGCCGATCAACAGCACCGCCGCGCCCCCTTGCACCGAGACCACTTTAAGAATCCCAACGCGGGTTTTTTCCACATGACGCAGGAGCCAAGCCGTAACAGCCCCGGCACTGATCCAGAAGACAATCCAGAGGATTTCGAGGGGTTCGGGCCAGGTGCGGATCAAGGCGCGATCGTCTAAGACGGCGCTGAGAAGTTGGCTCGTCATTTGGGCGTGAACTTCCACCCCCGGCATCGGTTCCGGGGAGGCGAGTAAATAGTTACCGTAGGGGGTCATGAATTGATCGCGGGCCGTCGCGCCCACGGCCCCGACGAGGATGATCCGATCCGTGGCCCAGCCATCGGGCAAGTTCCCCTCTAACACAGTGGAAAAGGAAACACGCTCAATGGTTTGCGCCCCACCTTGGTAGTTGAGCAAAATTTGATAACCGCCGTCATCGGTGCGAATATAGCCGCCAT
Coding sequences within:
- a CDS encoding CHASE2 domain-containing protein, with protein sequence MTWTQLKKNLWHWRGVVVAAPSASLLVILVRWAGLLQGWELAVYDQFMRLRPVEPPDDRIAIVGMTEDDYRNLGKVVIPDGYYAEVIRELRQQNPRVIGLDDYRDQPIDPGSEDLIAIFETTPNLIGIQKVAGDSELETVDPPPALQERGQVSANDVILDSDGVVRRALVNVQTPEGEIIPTLSLFLAGRYLEAEGKLIDIAPDTDNWWQIGETVLKPFQRYDGGYIRTDDGGYQILLNYQGGAQTIERVSFSTVLEGNLPDGWATDRIILVGAVGATARDQFMTPYGNYLLASPEPMPGVEVHAQMTSQLLSAVLDDRALIRTWPEPLEILWIVFWISAGAVTAWLLRHVEKTRVGILKVVSVQGGAAVLLIGSSYGALMQSWWIPVVPPLLGFVAATVGITAYVARTAGDIRRTFGRYLTAEVVSTLLENPEGLKMGGERRKITILTSDLRGFTALSERLPPEEVVKILNFYLSYMADIITQYQGTIDEFMGDGILVLFGAPTEREDDARRAIACAIAMQLAMTEINVQIEAWGLPKLEMGIGINTGEVVVGNIGSEKRTKYGVVGSQVNLTYRIESYTTGGQVLTSEPTLKEAGADIQIDGTMEVMPKGVKNPITIYTIGGIGAPYNLYLPKVKEDYRPLAEPLMMLFTALDGKHISTEQTKGQLVQLSEKGAEVRLDGDAIASKPEPLTNLKLAIPDLPDDPAGSDDIYAKVIDEPSEANTFFILFTSRPPAVLKVMTQLYQTAQG